Proteins encoded within one genomic window of Xiphophorus maculatus strain JP 163 A chromosome 11, X_maculatus-5.0-male, whole genome shotgun sequence:
- the rpl23a gene encoding 60S ribosomal protein L23a, protein MAPKAKKEAVPAKTEAKSKALKAKKAVLKGVHSQRKKKIRTSPTFRRPKTLRLRRQPKYPRKSAPRRNKLDHYAIIKFPLTTESAMKKIEDNNTLVFIVDVKANKHQIKHAVKKLYDIDVAKVNTLIRPDGEKKAYVRLAPDYDALDVANKIGII, encoded by the exons ctgtccCTGCCAAAACAGAGGCCAAGTCAAAGGCTCTGAAGGCAAAAAAAGCTGTGCTTAAAGGCGTACACAgccagaggaagaagaaaatcagGACTTCTCCCACCTTCCGTCGCCCTAAAACCCTCCGTCTCCGCAGACAGCCCAAGTACCCTCGCAAGAGTGCTCCTCGCAGGAACAA GCTGGATCACTATGCCATCATCAAGTTCCCCTTGACAACAGAGTCTGCGATGAAAAAGATTGAGGACAACAACACTCTTGTATTCATTGTGGACGTCAAGGCAAACAAACATCAGATCAAACACGCTGTTAAGAAGCTGTATGACATCGATGTCGCCAAAGTCAACACACTCATCAG GCCTGATGGCGAGAAGAAGGCCTACGTTCGGCTTGCGCCAGATTATGATGCATTGGATGTTGCAAACAAG attgGCATCATCTAA